The Mustela erminea isolate mMusErm1 chromosome 10, mMusErm1.Pri, whole genome shotgun sequence genomic sequence GCGACTCACTGTGCATGATGGCTTGGATCTCATACTGGGGCCTCAGGAGCAGGGACTGCCAAGGGAGTGTGGGGCAGGTGAAGAGGCGGTCGCTCAGGGTTGGATCCtgcagggcctggaggaggggccgaggggcGCCAGGCTCCCATTCCCAGAAGGGGCCCCTCTGGGACAGGGGCAGGTACAGAGTGAAGTGCTGGGTTCCGGTGTCCAGCACACAGCGGGCACGGTAGGTCCTATGATACTCCTCCACATCCTTGAGCAGGAGGGGCTGGTCCCTGGGCACCACCCTGGTCTCTGTGGTGATTTTGTGCGTCGACATGAAGCTGATGGGCAGCTTCCTGGAGCGCTGGGTTGCAGCAGAGAGCAGCTCCTCCAGGGTTTCGTAGCTCTGAGGGCCGGTGAGGGGGCTGAAGTGGCCTGTGGGGCACAGCAGAGGGTGTCAAGGTGGGACGGGCCCTTGTGGGTCCAGGGACACACATACCAGGGCCACAGAGAACCCGGTCAGAATCCCCCGAAGACAAGTCCCAAGCATCTGGACATCCAAGCCACAGGGTTGAGGGACAAGCAGCAGCCAGTGACCATGTGTGAAGGGACAGTGACAAGTAGAAATGGGGACAGTTCCTCCTTATGCAGAGAAGCAAGAACTTAGAGGGACTGTCATCAGAGACAGAACAGGGATGTGTTTTCCCAAAGACACTGACAGTGGCCACCTGTGCCTACCTCCTGAACCGTACCTGCCTCCAACTCTGCCAACTTTGCTTCCATGTTCCTCACCACCACTCCAATCCCATATACCCAACACCGATCACCCCATGCTGGGGCAGCgccactgtccctctctctcacaaactAGACACCCAGGAGCTCCTAGCCAAATGAACTCTGACCACCACCCTTCACCCCACATCCTGTCTGCCAATTCTGGTGGCGCGACTGCTCTTCCCCCATCCAACTTCTTCCCCTGTCCCCATTCATGCTTCTCCCGCCACTGTACTGGCCTCAAATAGACCACATCCACACATCGCTTCTGGTCCCCTCTGCAAGTTaccccaagttttgttttgttttgttttgttttaagattttatttatttatttgacagagagagatcacaagtaggcagagaggcaggcagagagaggggggaaagcaggctccctgctgagcagagagcctgatgcggggctcgatcccaggaccctgagatcatgacccgagctgaaggcagaggcttaacccactgagccacccaggcaccccaagttacCCCAAGTTACCTCAAGGCCCCCTCCTGTCTGTGTGACAAGGACTTTCTGCAAAGGTACCAGTCTAGACTCTTCAAGAAACTGATGTCAAGATAAAAGCTAAGGATTTGTTTCAGCCTGAAGGAGATTAAGAAATTGATATGTgatctgggggcatctgggggactcagttggttaagcatctgactcttgatttcagctcaagatCGTGAGTTCAAGACCTATGTTGGGCCtcatgttcagtgtggagcctacttaaa encodes the following:
- the THEMIS2 gene encoding protein THEMIS2 isoform X4 translates to MEPVSLQDFVCALDLASLPRVLRVCSGVYFQGSIYEISGNECCLSTGDLIKVTQVRLQKVVCENPGTGQTIEIPPNFCGHFSPLTGPQSYETLEELLSAATQRSRKLPISFMSTHKITTETRVVPRDQPLLLKDVEEYHRTYRARCVLDTGTQHFTLYLPLSQRGPFWEWEPGAPRPLLQALQDPTLSDRLFTCPTLPWQSLLLRPQYEIQAIMHILSSLRTAASSSAPQSQDEDTAAGRHGQRRHVQQGCCAQEGPQAH